Proteins encoded by one window of Tunturibacter psychrotolerans:
- a CDS encoding heavy metal-associated domain-containing protein, giving the protein MQEAVALSIEGMHCGACVRRVTAALGKVEGVQVNFVEVGSASVTFNPEQVTVEKIAGAVNKIGFEARTEK; this is encoded by the coding sequence ATGCAGGAAGCAGTTGCGTTGTCGATTGAAGGAATGCATTGCGGTGCTTGTGTTCGCAGAGTTACCGCTGCTTTGGGAAAGGTGGAGGGGGTTCAGGTGAATTTCGTTGAGGTCGGATCGGCCAGCGTAACGTTCAATCCGGAACAAGTCACTGTGGAGAAGATCGCCGGTGCGGTCAACAAGATCGGGTTCGAGGCACGCACCGAAAAGTGA
- a CDS encoding LytR/AlgR family response regulator transcription factor — translation MRALIVDDEPLARRGVVLRLRKFRDVEIVGECADGHSAVERIMERSPDVVFLDIQMPGMDGFEVLRAVPRENLPAVIFLTAYEQHVLRAFDAHALHYLLKPVDDTRFAAAVGRARDLVDSASKADMAQRVMKMLDRTSDGFASRFTVQAGSRIQIVIAEDVEWIGAAGDYAGLHVNGRSYLLRETMASLEQRLDPAKFIRIHRSRIVQSKGILELRSIENREFTVKLSDGSEHRSSRTYADRLERWLSSGRI, via the coding sequence GTGCGCGCTCTAATCGTCGACGACGAACCCTTGGCGCGTCGTGGCGTCGTTCTCAGGCTACGCAAATTCAGGGATGTCGAGATTGTTGGGGAATGCGCAGATGGGCATTCCGCAGTGGAAAGAATTATGGAACGATCTCCCGATGTTGTGTTCCTCGACATCCAGATGCCCGGAATGGACGGTTTTGAGGTGCTGCGGGCGGTGCCTCGAGAAAACCTGCCCGCAGTCATTTTTCTGACAGCGTATGAGCAGCATGTTTTGCGGGCATTCGATGCTCATGCGCTGCATTACTTGTTGAAACCGGTGGACGACACACGCTTCGCAGCAGCGGTTGGTCGAGCTCGTGATCTGGTCGACTCCGCATCAAAGGCCGACATGGCACAGCGGGTCATGAAAATGTTGGACCGCACCTCAGATGGATTCGCGTCCCGGTTTACGGTGCAAGCTGGATCCCGCATTCAAATCGTCATTGCGGAGGATGTTGAGTGGATTGGGGCTGCTGGCGATTATGCTGGACTCCACGTCAACGGTCGTTCTTACCTGTTACGCGAGACGATGGCGTCTCTCGAACAGCGGCTCGACCCGGCAAAGTTTATCCGCATACACCGCTCCCGAATTGTGCAGTCCAAAGGCATACTGGAGCTGCGATCGATCGAGAACCGCGAGTTCACGGTGAAGCTTTCGGACGGCTCGGAGCATCGCTCGAGCCGCACCTACGCGGATCGACTTGAGCGCTGGTTGTCATCAGGTAGGATCTGA
- a CDS encoding sensor histidine kinase, producing the protein MRQAVECRFTLLAKMLCMNRQNVLNVRSFWQIQIIGWCCFYFFHLLESIHAFLTKRVFFREETVPVFFMFLGSFVLRPFCRWLLRQSRSWIAFELKAAAAAMVISIPVASAAGLILQNFNHVPWHALVTVWAWSFFVLFMWCSLYFSIKQWQQSSMEKERLLRAESELREARLLALRYQLNPHFLFNSLNAVSTLVLDGNAPAATRMLAQIGDLLRTSLDSEVTAEVTLSQELAFTEGYLAIEQTRLGKRLKIDMAVPLETRDALVPNMLLQPLVENAVRYGVAPLIEGGWIAIKSALDADRLRIVIGNSGRRGEGEQKKNGNGIGLGNTAERLKTLYGANFEFSLGWPEAGGCEVVLELPLRRTRNLLEASPCAL; encoded by the coding sequence GTGCGTCAGGCCGTGGAATGCCGATTCACACTTTTAGCTAAAATGCTATGCATGAATCGACAGAATGTCCTGAACGTGCGGTCTTTCTGGCAAATCCAGATCATTGGATGGTGCTGCTTTTATTTTTTCCACCTTCTGGAATCCATTCATGCGTTCTTGACTAAGCGTGTGTTCTTCCGTGAAGAGACGGTGCCTGTCTTCTTCATGTTCCTGGGAAGTTTTGTCCTGCGGCCTTTTTGCCGTTGGCTGCTGAGACAATCGCGGTCCTGGATCGCTTTTGAATTGAAAGCAGCCGCGGCGGCCATGGTCATATCCATTCCTGTAGCCTCTGCAGCCGGTCTCATTTTGCAGAATTTCAACCATGTGCCTTGGCACGCTTTGGTTACAGTTTGGGCGTGGTCTTTTTTTGTGCTCTTCATGTGGTGCAGTCTGTACTTCAGCATTAAGCAATGGCAGCAATCGAGCATGGAAAAGGAGCGGCTACTTCGCGCCGAGTCTGAACTCAGAGAGGCGCGCTTGCTTGCACTTCGCTATCAGTTGAATCCACACTTCCTGTTCAATTCGCTCAATGCCGTCTCCACTCTCGTTCTGGATGGAAATGCGCCTGCGGCCACACGGATGCTGGCACAGATCGGAGATCTTCTGCGTACAAGCCTGGACTCCGAAGTCACAGCAGAGGTGACGCTTTCTCAGGAACTGGCCTTTACCGAAGGGTATTTGGCGATCGAGCAAACAAGGCTGGGGAAGCGGCTAAAAATCGATATGGCTGTTCCATTGGAAACGCGGGATGCCCTAGTGCCGAATATGTTGTTGCAACCGCTCGTTGAGAACGCAGTGCGCTACGGAGTGGCGCCATTGATCGAAGGTGGGTGGATTGCGATCAAGAGCGCGCTCGATGCCGACAGGTTGCGAATTGTCATCGGGAACTCCGGGCGGCGTGGTGAGGGCGAGCAGAAGAAGAATGGAAATGGAATCGGTCTCGGAAACACGGCGGAGCGCCTGAAAACACTTTACGGGGCGAATTTTGAGTTCTCGCTTGGGTGGCCTGAAGCGGGCGGTTGCGAGGTCGTGCTGGAATTGCCGTTACGCAGGACTCGGAACCTGCTGGAGGCTTCCCCGTGCGCGCTCTAA
- a CDS encoding epoxide hydrolase family protein, translating to MMKTGFEKTKRTGWQCEKLLLAALLLHSVIALGQIQATKKLEPSPIRPFKMHVPDRVLIDLRRRLAETKWPDQLPGTTWEYGVDIKKVRELADYWQNGYDWRAQESKINQFDQFTTEIDGQQIYFIHQRSPRADAVPLMLIHGWPGSILEFEKLIAPLTHPKDINSPAFDVIIPSLPGFGYSGPTITRGWGPQRMAKALVVLMDRLGYSRYGIQGGDWGSAIAQDMAYLAPTHVIGLHLNLIYLPPPNQEAVAKMSDVERKRYSYFDREESSFFFLQASEPQTLAYALTDSPVGWLAWMIGKFQLLTDNNGDFLTAVDRDTFLTDVTLYWATGTIGSAMRIYRENRLTIEEMVPTPRLETPVGYADFPKEVAVPPFSWITQTYNIVQKTGMPKGGHFAALEQPDLLVADIRKFFAKIDQK from the coding sequence ATGATGAAAACTGGATTCGAGAAAACGAAAAGGACAGGTTGGCAGTGTGAGAAGCTACTGCTGGCCGCGTTGCTTTTACACTCAGTAATCGCACTTGGACAAATTCAAGCGACGAAGAAGCTTGAACCTTCTCCAATCCGGCCGTTTAAGATGCATGTTCCCGACCGTGTTCTAATCGATCTTCGCCGCCGTTTGGCGGAAACCAAATGGCCCGATCAACTTCCGGGCACGACGTGGGAGTACGGCGTCGACATCAAGAAGGTTCGGGAACTCGCGGACTATTGGCAGAACGGCTACGACTGGCGTGCGCAAGAATCGAAGATCAATCAGTTTGACCAGTTCACAACTGAAATTGATGGACAGCAGATTTATTTTATCCATCAGCGCTCCCCCCGCGCGGACGCCGTACCCTTGATGCTGATTCACGGATGGCCCGGCTCGATTTTGGAATTTGAGAAGCTCATTGCGCCGCTCACCCATCCCAAGGACATAAATAGTCCGGCATTTGACGTCATTATTCCCTCGCTTCCTGGCTTTGGATATTCCGGGCCCACCATAACCCGTGGCTGGGGCCCACAGCGTATGGCGAAGGCTTTAGTTGTTCTGATGGATCGTCTGGGCTATTCCAGATACGGCATACAGGGTGGTGACTGGGGTTCGGCAATAGCCCAGGACATGGCTTACCTGGCGCCCACGCACGTAATCGGGTTGCATCTGAACCTGATTTACCTGCCACCGCCGAACCAGGAAGCTGTTGCGAAAATGAGCGATGTTGAGCGGAAACGGTATTCCTACTTTGACCGGGAAGAGAGCAGCTTCTTTTTTCTCCAAGCCAGTGAACCGCAGACTCTTGCCTACGCCCTTACTGACTCCCCAGTGGGGTGGCTGGCCTGGATGATTGGCAAATTCCAACTACTTACAGACAACAACGGCGATTTTCTTACGGCCGTGGATCGCGACACCTTCTTAACCGATGTCACCCTCTATTGGGCCACCGGCACCATCGGCTCCGCCATGCGAATTTATCGTGAGAACCGGCTCACCATAGAGGAAATGGTGCCAACGCCACGCCTGGAGACTCCTGTGGGGTATGCGGATTTTCCGAAGGAGGTGGCTGTCCCGCCGTTCAGCTGGATTACTCAAACATACAACATAGTACAAAAAACTGGCATGCCGAAGGGCGGACACTTCGCTGCTCTGGAGCAGCCCGATCTCTTGGTTGCCGATATACGGAAGTTCTTTGCGAAGATTGATCAGAAGTAA
- a CDS encoding SEC-C metal-binding domain-containing protein: protein MRPPQTHRANGDSAPDPCSCGSRLKFKKCCL, encoded by the coding sequence TTGCGGCCTCCACAGACGCATAGAGCAAATGGCGATTCCGCACCTGACCCTTGCAGTTGTGGAAGTCGTCTGAAGTTCAAGAAGTGCTGCCTGTAA
- a CDS encoding efflux RND transporter permease subunit yields MRNRHLLYASVEAATIEGAVHRLRPKLMTVCAVLASLVPILWESGIASDVMKPIAAPIAGGMITSTIHVLILVPVFFVMMKERSLRRGHLQPRTSESS; encoded by the coding sequence GTGCGGAATCGCCATTTGCTCTATGCGTCTGTGGAGGCCGCAACCATCGAAGGCGCTGTCCATCGTCTGCGGCCAAAGCTGATGACCGTCTGCGCTGTGCTTGCCAGTCTCGTTCCGATCCTCTGGGAGTCTGGCATCGCCTCGGATGTGATGAAGCCGATTGCCGCGCCTATCGCCGGCGGCATGATTACCTCCACTATCCACGTTCTGATCCTGGTGCCCGTCTTCTTCGTGATGATGAAAGAACGATCATTGCGGAGGGGGCATCTGCAGCCACGGACTTCAGAGAGCAGTTAG
- a CDS encoding PadR family transcriptional regulator — protein MSDQAQLLPGTLDLLILKTVSLGPLHGYGVLLRIGQISDSALIIEQGALYPALFRLVRQGRLKASWGISENNRRAKFYELTAAGRRGLQEETEGWNRLAAAMASALAARPEEI, from the coding sequence GTGTCCGACCAAGCCCAGCTTCTTCCTGGCACTCTCGATCTGCTCATCTTGAAAACAGTCTCTCTCGGCCCGCTCCATGGCTACGGTGTTCTTCTGCGCATCGGACAGATCTCCGACAGCGCTTTGATCATTGAACAGGGGGCCCTTTATCCTGCGTTGTTTCGCCTTGTGCGCCAGGGGCGTCTGAAGGCGAGCTGGGGGATATCGGAGAACAATCGCCGGGCCAAATTTTACGAACTCACCGCGGCGGGCCGAAGAGGTCTCCAGGAAGAGACGGAGGGTTGGAACCGTCTCGCGGCAGCCATGGCCTCCGCCCTCGCCGCTCGACCGGAGGAAATATGA
- a CDS encoding ABC transporter permease, whose amino-acid sequence MSLLVSLRSFVSTLFPRSRIGAEMDEELRSHIEHRADDLERSGLSRLEAERRARVEFGSYERYKQESYEAVGGQFFETLHQDIRFGLRMLYKSPAFTAVAVITLALGISANAVVFSVLNGLILRPLNVPQSQRLFTIQHGQDPSPLQSYPDYLDLRDRNRSFDGVIAYAFSRVGLNTSGEASTAWLYEASGNYFDVLQIRPYLGRFFHASDEHGPDSSPYLVLSYAYWMSHFQGDRNLVGRTVEVNKHPFTVLGVAPPNFRGTELYFTPDFWVPLVNEEQVGGGNDLNTRGGRELSLIGRLKPGVSTAQADADLNSIAAYLAKSYPKDDEKMVFSLARPGLMGDFLGRPVRAFLSGMMLLAGLILLAACANLGNLSAARAADRSREIALRLALGSSRKRILRQLLTEAVLVSLMGGSAGLLGAVVLLRWLSVWRPISSFPANVPVNPDAKVYAVALLLALISGLLFGIVPVRQVLRTNPWQTVKAGPADMIGRRLNLRDLLLVLQIAVCAVLVTSSLVAVRGLLRSLHSNFGFVPQNAMLVETDVDMAGYSGDQVPIMQKRLIDIVGAIPGVTAAAASDMLPLGGQDFSNVAVFKDSETDLRPSNAVLNTYTQNISSEYFGAAGTSLLAGRTFTVHDDKHAPQVAVVNREFARRVFGSEAAAVGRFYKSMDGTRIQVVGVVEDGRYRMLTEDQQPAAFLPILQSPSSSTWLIVRSDRDPQELTAAIEGSLRSLDAGLPFSIRTWDKEMDSALFASRVATISLGVLGGLGAMLAMTGIFGMASYSVSKRMRELGIRIALGAQRKEVLHSALGRAWRLLVFGSAVGLLLGIAATRVLSSIVYQATPRDPLVLVGVVLAMMLLGLVATWIPAQRALGADPLMLLREE is encoded by the coding sequence ATGAGCCTATTAGTCTCTCTTCGCTCTTTCGTTTCAACGCTCTTCCCACGCTCCCGGATCGGCGCCGAAATGGACGAGGAGCTTCGCTCACACATAGAGCATCGCGCCGACGACCTCGAACGCTCAGGCCTTTCTCGTCTAGAGGCCGAGCGCCGCGCACGCGTGGAGTTCGGCAGCTATGAGCGGTACAAGCAGGAGAGCTACGAAGCTGTCGGCGGGCAATTCTTTGAAACCCTTCATCAGGACATCCGCTTCGGCCTTCGGATGCTGTACAAATCTCCGGCCTTCACCGCAGTCGCCGTCATTACGCTCGCACTTGGAATCAGCGCCAATGCAGTTGTCTTCAGTGTGTTGAATGGGTTGATTCTTCGTCCGCTCAATGTGCCGCAGTCGCAAAGGCTGTTTACCATCCAGCACGGCCAGGATCCTTCTCCACTCCAGTCGTATCCGGATTATCTCGATCTGCGCGATCGGAACCGGTCCTTCGATGGTGTCATCGCATATGCTTTCTCTCGGGTGGGCCTCAACACTAGTGGCGAGGCATCTACCGCGTGGCTGTATGAGGCCAGCGGAAACTACTTTGATGTGCTGCAAATTCGACCATATCTCGGTCGGTTCTTCCACGCATCGGATGAGCACGGACCCGACAGCAGTCCTTATCTTGTGCTCAGCTACGCCTATTGGATGAGCCACTTCCAGGGGGATCGCAACCTTGTAGGGCGAACAGTCGAAGTGAACAAGCATCCCTTTACCGTTCTTGGCGTCGCGCCGCCAAACTTCCGCGGCACTGAACTGTACTTCACGCCCGACTTCTGGGTGCCACTCGTGAACGAGGAGCAAGTCGGAGGCGGAAATGATCTAAACACACGCGGAGGCCGCGAGCTGTCGCTGATAGGCCGTTTGAAGCCAGGAGTCAGCACGGCGCAGGCCGATGCAGATCTGAACTCCATCGCGGCATATCTCGCGAAGAGCTACCCGAAGGACGACGAAAAGATGGTCTTCTCTCTTGCTCGTCCAGGTTTGATGGGCGACTTTCTTGGCCGTCCCGTCCGCGCGTTTCTTTCGGGAATGATGCTGCTGGCCGGGCTGATTTTGTTGGCAGCATGCGCGAACCTGGGCAATCTCTCGGCAGCTCGGGCGGCGGATCGGTCCAGGGAGATCGCTCTTCGGCTGGCCTTGGGATCGAGCCGCAAACGCATTCTGCGCCAGTTGCTCACGGAGGCAGTTCTGGTCTCATTGATGGGAGGCTCTGCCGGGCTTTTGGGAGCCGTCGTGTTGCTCCGGTGGCTCAGCGTATGGCGGCCCATATCGAGCTTCCCTGCGAATGTTCCAGTGAATCCAGACGCAAAGGTGTATGCAGTCGCTCTCCTGCTCGCACTCATAAGCGGATTGCTCTTTGGGATTGTGCCGGTGCGGCAGGTGTTACGGACGAATCCGTGGCAGACCGTCAAGGCGGGCCCTGCCGACATGATTGGGCGGCGGCTCAACCTCCGCGACCTTCTGCTTGTTCTGCAGATAGCGGTCTGCGCTGTGCTTGTCACATCGTCGCTCGTGGCTGTACGCGGCTTGCTGCGTTCGCTGCACAGCAACTTCGGCTTCGTCCCACAGAATGCCATGCTCGTCGAGACCGATGTGGATATGGCCGGCTACAGCGGCGACCAGGTACCTATCATGCAGAAGCGCCTGATCGACATCGTTGGAGCGATTCCAGGAGTAACGGCCGCGGCCGCCTCCGATATGCTCCCTCTCGGTGGACAGGATTTCAGCAACGTCGCCGTCTTCAAAGACAGCGAGACTGATCTTCGTCCGTCGAATGCCGTCCTGAACACGTATACGCAGAACATATCTTCGGAATACTTTGGCGCCGCCGGCACGTCTTTATTGGCCGGACGAACCTTTACCGTGCATGACGATAAACATGCGCCGCAGGTGGCAGTCGTCAACCGTGAGTTTGCGCGCAGAGTCTTTGGCTCCGAGGCCGCGGCGGTCGGCAGATTCTACAAGTCAATGGACGGAACCCGAATACAGGTGGTCGGTGTGGTCGAGGACGGAAGATACAGAATGCTCACCGAAGATCAACAGCCGGCGGCGTTTCTGCCTATTCTGCAATCACCATCAAGTTCAACGTGGCTTATCGTTCGCTCGGACCGCGACCCACAGGAACTAACTGCTGCAATCGAGGGAAGCCTGCGAAGTCTGGATGCCGGGCTGCCTTTCTCAATCAGGACGTGGGACAAAGAGATGGACAGCGCTCTGTTCGCTTCGCGCGTCGCCACGATATCTCTCGGGGTGTTGGGCGGATTAGGTGCAATGCTGGCGATGACGGGAATCTTCGGCATGGCCTCCTACTCGGTAAGCAAACGAATGCGAGAGCTGGGAATTCGCATCGCACTAGGTGCGCAACGCAAGGAAGTGTTGCACTCCGCGTTGGGAAGAGCCTGGCGCTTACTGGTTTTCGGCTCCGCGGTTGGCCTGCTTCTGGGGATTGCTGCGACCAGGGTATTGTCTTCGATCGTCTATCAGGCAACTCCTCGCGACCCGCTGGTATTGGTTGGTGTTGTTCTGGCCATGATGCTGCTTGGCCTGGTGGCCACCTGGATTCCAGCGCAACGCGCGTTAGGAGCCGATCCTTTGATGCTGCTACGTGAGGAGTGA
- a CDS encoding MFS transporter small subunit has translation MIKEIGTPMLSKRAVSGTEEKSSSLLQANRTSRLKLLLAWSIVVLPLAWGLYATERTTAPLIHTLLSHSH, from the coding sequence ATGATTAAGGAAATCGGTACTCCGATGCTCAGCAAACGAGCCGTCTCTGGCACAGAAGAAAAGTCCTCCTCCTTACTGCAGGCAAATCGAACATCTCGCTTAAAGTTGCTCTTGGCTTGGTCCATCGTCGTACTGCCGTTGGCGTGGGGACTCTACGCAACAGAGCGGACCACCGCTCCGCTGATCCACACGCTCTTGTCGCATAGTCACTAA
- a CDS encoding outer membrane protein, with translation MRSLLSLLLLSIASVNLMAQTQPSNEIALDYTYVHTNAPPGGCGCFSMNGGSGSYAYHLGPQFAAVIEVGAVHASKIDASALDLTLTSYLAGPRFFYRRPHARFVPYGQILLGAVRATGGLAPANSGGASSSTVFGSTLGGGVEFNISRTITLRVAQVDYFVTTFDNKVDDHQNNLRISTGAAYHFGKR, from the coding sequence ATGCGTTCACTCCTTTCCCTATTGCTCTTGTCGATTGCGTCCGTCAACTTGATGGCGCAGACTCAGCCATCCAACGAGATCGCGTTGGACTACACCTACGTACACACCAACGCGCCACCGGGCGGCTGCGGATGCTTTTCGATGAATGGCGGCAGCGGATCGTATGCGTATCATCTGGGTCCCCAGTTCGCCGCGGTGATCGAGGTTGGAGCCGTGCATGCCTCGAAGATAGATGCCAGCGCTCTCGACCTGACGCTGACGTCCTATCTCGCCGGCCCGCGCTTCTTCTACCGCAGGCCTCATGCTCGCTTTGTTCCTTACGGTCAGATATTGCTGGGTGCAGTGCGCGCAACTGGAGGACTGGCTCCGGCGAACTCGGGCGGAGCCTCGTCGTCGACGGTCTTTGGCTCGACCCTGGGCGGAGGCGTTGAGTTCAACATAAGCCGCACAATCACTCTTCGCGTTGCGCAGGTCGACTACTTCGTGACTACCTTTGACAACAAGGTAGACGACCACCAAAACAACCTTCGGATCAGCACGGGTGCAGCCTATCACTTCGGAAAGCGGTGA